A region from the Prosthecodimorpha staleyi genome encodes:
- a CDS encoding phage tail sheath family protein encodes MSATSPFVGVRVFSDLSQTIASIDTRDSTVIGMCLPAPLADNVAYPLNEPVRLATDNPEAIEALGAGLARDTVNQIMSEGIHTDIAFVRVAHSTLTDPAAKLAAEIGSIVGSAGAKTGIWALLEAKDELKIEPGLILAPGYTAGRPDDAANPVITAMDAVCSRIIDCMAVVDAPSTNREAAAEHAADFATSLNIIDCYPNVRVYLDGASVIRPMSPHVAAAIVRRDKEVGTPFKAAWNRPLKGILGPSQRVTYRDGDTATDGNYLPQNGLATVIEGKLLWAPFSTATDPTVRSYRSIKRIRTRRSIEKALSRALRGYLSEDLGPHLVTLITRSLSEACEERKAFGALVDYEILWSRSLNTVTTLRDGILRLKLRFEETPDLVDLQIFSEPQPEAFEVLQDSIAQAIQRLGNPNVRAVA; translated from the coding sequence ATGTCCGCCACCTCGCCCTTCGTCGGCGTGCGCGTCTTCAGCGATCTGTCGCAGACGATCGCCTCGATCGACACCCGGGACTCCACCGTCATCGGCATGTGCCTGCCGGCGCCGCTGGCCGACAACGTCGCCTATCCGCTGAACGAGCCGGTGCGGCTGGCGACCGACAATCCGGAGGCGATTGAGGCGCTCGGCGCCGGCCTGGCGCGCGATACCGTCAACCAGATCATGTCCGAGGGCATCCACACCGACATCGCCTTCGTCCGCGTGGCGCATTCGACGCTGACCGATCCGGCCGCGAAGCTCGCCGCCGAGATCGGCTCGATCGTCGGCTCGGCCGGGGCGAAGACCGGTATCTGGGCGCTCCTGGAGGCGAAGGACGAGTTGAAGATCGAGCCGGGGTTGATCCTGGCGCCCGGCTACACCGCCGGCCGACCGGATGACGCGGCCAATCCGGTGATCACCGCGATGGACGCGGTCTGCTCGCGGATCATCGACTGCATGGCCGTGGTCGACGCGCCCTCGACCAACCGCGAGGCCGCGGCCGAGCATGCGGCCGACTTCGCGACCTCGCTCAACATCATCGACTGCTATCCCAACGTCCGGGTCTATCTGGACGGGGCCTCGGTGATCCGGCCGATGTCGCCGCATGTGGCGGCCGCGATCGTGCGACGGGACAAGGAGGTCGGAACCCCGTTCAAGGCGGCCTGGAACCGGCCCTTGAAGGGCATTCTGGGGCCGTCGCAGCGCGTCACCTACCGGGACGGCGACACGGCCACGGACGGCAACTATCTGCCGCAGAACGGGCTCGCCACCGTGATCGAGGGCAAGCTCCTGTGGGCGCCGTTCTCGACCGCGACGGATCCGACCGTGCGATCCTATCGGAGCATCAAGCGGATCCGGACGCGGCGCTCGATCGAGAAGGCCCTGTCGCGAGCCCTGCGGGGATACCTGTCCGAGGACCTCGGGCCGCATCTGGTCACCCTGATCACCCGCTCGCTCTCCGAGGCCTGCGAGGAGCGCAAGGCCTTCGGCGCCCTGGTCGACTACGAGATCCTGTGGTCGCGCAGCCTCAACACGGTCACCACGCTGCGCGACGGCATCCTCCGGCTGAAGCTGCGGTTTGAGGAGACGCCGGACCTGGTCGACCTGCAGATCTTCTCCGAGCCCCAGCCGGAGGCCTTCGAGGTGCTGCAGGACTCCATCGCCCAGGCGATCCAGCGCCTCGGCAACCCCAACGTCCGCGCCGTCGCCTGA
- a CDS encoding phage major tail tube protein: MERIIYGSNWWMGTLNLRLMVAAGKLPDLKRTMEKLPTSGSWYNLSLPYEIEELQAEFDLNGPDERIRSRFGREPGDWTTLYYYERIRDCKAGKNLGRAVVLRGLINDITPQRTRQLRGEDTTKVMMSSIVLYHDQQDGRTVHKFDFFNNQLVIDGIDYSAEHNQIIAA, encoded by the coding sequence ATGGAACGGATCATCTACGGCTCGAACTGGTGGATGGGAACGCTGAACCTCCGCCTGATGGTGGCCGCCGGCAAGCTGCCGGACCTGAAGCGGACGATGGAGAAACTGCCGACCTCCGGCAGCTGGTACAACTTGAGCCTTCCCTACGAGATCGAAGAACTTCAGGCCGAGTTCGACCTGAACGGCCCGGACGAGCGCATCCGCTCGCGCTTCGGCCGCGAGCCCGGCGACTGGACCACGCTCTACTACTACGAGCGCATCCGCGACTGTAAGGCCGGCAAGAACCTCGGCCGGGCTGTCGTTCTGAGGGGGCTGATCAACGACATCACGCCGCAGCGGACGCGACAACTGCGCGGCGAGGACACCACGAAGGTGATGATGTCGTCGATCGTCCTCTACCACGACCAGCAGGACGGGCGGACCGTCCACAAGTTCGACTTCTTCAACAACCAGCTCGTGATCGACGGGATCGACTACTCCGCCGAACACAACCAGATCATCGCCGCCTGA